The DNA segment CCGTGTGGGGCAGCCCCACGGCACCGTTTTTTCATTCTGAAAGCGTTTTTCGAGGGATGAAAAACCACGATGCCACACAGAGCCGCTTTTTTGACTGATGAAAAAAGCGTTCAGAAAACAAAGAGGGGGGAATCCAATGGCACCGAAACCGCATCTTGATCGTGTAGCAGGCCCTGCGGACCTGCGCGATTTCACCGATGACGAACTGACACTGCTGGCGCAGGAATTGCGCACCGAGACGATCGAGACGGTCAGTCGAACGGGCGGGCATCTGGGGTCGTCGCTGGGCGTGGTGGAACTGACCGTCGCCCTGCATGCCGTGTTTCGCACCCCCTTTGACAAGTTGATCTGGGATGTCAGTCATCAATGCTACCCCCATAAAATTCTGACAGGCCGCCGTCACCAGATGGACAGCCTGCGCCAGAAAGACGGGCTGTCGGGCTTCACCAAGCGCAGTGAGTCCGTCTTTGACCCGTTTGGTGCCGCGCACAGCTCAACCAGCATTTCCGCAGCACTTGGCTTTACCATTGGCCGCGATATGGGCCAGCCTACGGGCGATGCGATTGCCGTGATCGGCGATGGTTCCATCACCGCAGGCATGGCCTATGAAGCGCTGAACAATGCAGGTAGTGAAGGGCGCCGCCTGTTTGTCATCCTCAACGACAATGACATGTCGATTGCGCCGCCGGTCGGGGCGATGAATTCTTATCTTAACCGCTTGAACATGCCACATGCCTCGCTCGGTGAAATTGCGCAGGGGTTTATGGCCGCACTGCCCGCTTCCTTGCGCGAACAGGCACTTGCGACCCGCGCCCGCGCCTGCGGTGGCCCGCCCGATGCCACCATGTTCGAGCATCTGGGTTTCACCTATATCGGCCCGATTGACGGCCATTCCATGCCCGACCTGCTGGCCACCTTGCGCATTGCCCATGCCCGCGCCGAAGGGCCAGTGCTTATTCATGTGCGCACAGTCAAGGGCAAGGGCTATGCCCCTGCCGAGGCGGCAGATTGCAAATATCACGGCGTGTCGAAATTCGACGTCGCCTCTGGCACGCAAAGCAAGGGCCGTGCCAATGCGCCCAGCTATACAGCGGTGTTCGGCAACGCCCTGACGGATGAGGCCTCGCGCGACCCGACAATCGTCGGCGTGTCGGCGGCTATGCCCAATGGCACCGGTCTGGATATCATGGGCAAACGCTTTGCGCGGCGGGTGTTCGATGTGGGCATTGCCGAGCAGCACGCAGTGACCTTTGCCGCCGGTATGGCCGCAAGCGGGTTGAAGCCGTTTTGCGCGATTTATTCGACCTTCTTGCAGCGCGGCTATGACCAGATCGTACATGATGTGGCGCTGCAAAAACTGCCTGTCCGCTTTGCGATTGACCGCGCGGGGTTGGTGGGCGCTGACGGGGCGACACATGCGGGCAGTTTCGATGTGGGCTTTATGGCCAATCTGCCTGGCATGGTCGTGATGGCCGCAGGCGATGAGGCAGAGCTTGTCCATATGGTTGCCACTGCCGCTGCCTATGACGAAGGTCCGATTGCCTTTCGCTATCCGCGCGGCGAAGGGTCGGGCGTGGAGTTGCCCGCCCGTGGCGAGGTGCTGGAAATTGGCCGTGGCCGTGTGCTGCGCGAAGGCAGCAAGGTGGCCTTTCTGTCCTTCGGGGCGCACCTGACGGAAGTGACGCTGGCCGTCGAGGCGCTGGAAGCGCGCGGCATCAGTTGCACCATCGCTGATGCCCGCTTTGCCAAACCGTTGGACCACGGATTGATCGACCAGTTGGCGCGTCATCATCAGGCGCTGATTACCGTTGAACAGGGGGCCGAGGGCGGATTTGGGGCGCATGTGCTGCATTACATGGCCAATAGCGGCTTGTTGGAACGCGGGCTTGCAGTGCGCACCATGACCCTGCCTGACCGGTTCATCGAACAAGCCAGCCCCGCCGAGATGTACCGCGACGCCTGCCTGACCGCAGATGATATCGCGCACAAAGCCTTGCAGGCTTTGGGTATAGAGGCCCTTGCCCGTGGGCAGAACAGGACTAACGTTAGTTAGATAAGATTCTTTGCGCAATTCAGCTTTCGCAACCAAAAGGAGCTTATACCAATCAGCATTGATCAGAACTCTTGAGCCCAGTCGCGGGTTCCAATGGAGGTGATTGTGTCGGGCATGCTGACCAATTTGTTCCAAGCCTTGCAGCAATGATCTACGATGTCTTCATAGGTTTCGAAGATGAGGTTTGATAGCCAGTTGTCTCGCATGAATTGCCAGATGTTTTCGACTGGATTGAGTTCTGGGCATTTTGCGGGGATCGGGATGATGGTGATGTTGTCCGGAATGACCAGCTTGTCAGTCATGTGCCATGCGGCTTGATCCACGAGCACAGCCCCATGTGCTTTGGGTGCGACAGTTTGGGAGATTTCAGCAAGATGCAGGGCCATCGCTTCGGTATTGCACGCTGGCAGCACAAGACCTGCAGCTTTCCCGAGGGCTGGGCAAATCGCTCCAAAGATGTAGCTTGAACTCGTGCGCTGATCATGTGGGGCGGAAGGTCGCGTACCGCGCTTCGCCCATCGGCGCGTGATCTTGTTTTTCTGGCCGACACGCGCTTCATCTTGGAACCAGACTTCGATCACAGTGCCTTGCAGGAGCCGTGCGCGGAGCTTTGCTACTGCGGCTGCAAACCCTTTTTTTTAAAGTCCTCCAGTGCGGCTGTATCTTGCGCGTGATGGCGCGGGCGTGCTGTGAGTTTGACATAACCAAGCGCCCTGAGTTCCCGGCTTATCGACGTCTCGTGAAGTGAAATCCCAAATGTGTCTGCAATCCATTTCCTCAGATCACTCAGGCGCCAGCGGACGACCCCATGGACCGATAAGGTCGGACCGCTCTCAACAATTGCAGCAAGCGCCCTGCGCTGCTCATCGTTAAGCTTAGACTGCTGACCAGGAGCTTTGCCGTTGATCAAGCCGTCAGGCCCGCGGGCATTAAACCGCTCCACCCAGTCACGGACAATTTGTAGGCCAACACCACCAATCCGAGCAGCATCGCTGCGCCGACCGCCATCATAGATCTCCGCCAGCGCCAAAAGCCTGCGGGCTTGGTTGGCATCCTTTGTCTTTCGCGCAAGTTCTCTCAACTTCATGCCGTCGTAGTCTGTCCGTAACGCGAGCGCTGCGCCCATAGAGAGGCCCTCCCCAGAAAATCTGACGCCATTGAGTCAGATCTTCATAGATTTGGGAATCCCAAAACCCTCAGAAGAGTCAGATTTCGCGAGACTTGGTATTACACAATGCCACATTCGGAAATCAAGAACGCACCGCCGTTATATGGCTGGTCCATCGCCGTAGCAGCGGGGGCCGTTGCCGCCGCCGTGTCCTTTCTCCTGATCGGCATCGAGGGCAATGGCTCGGTCTTGATCGGCGCTGTCATCACATTGGTGGTCGGGGTGGTTTTCACCATCGCTGAAACGCCCCCTTCCAGCAAACCCGTCAAGCCGACGCAACAAGTCACAGCCAAGACCGCCGCGACCCCCGCTGCGCCGACAACCGTGTCTGCGCAAGAGAGCGACGCAGATGCAGGTGTGCAGCCGCAAGCGCTGGAAGCCCCTGTTGGCACGGCGGATGACCTCAAGCAGATTTCCGGCGTTGGCCCTGTGCTGGAACGCAAGTTGAATGATCTGGGCGTCTATCATTTCTGGCAGATCGCGGGTTGGAGCGCGGCCGAAGTCGCGTGGGTCGATGGTTTTTTGAACTTCAAGGGCCGCATCGGGCGGGATGAATGGCTGGATCAGGCCAGCAAGCTGGCGGCCAGCAGCCCCTCGAAACCGCCCGCATAAGCGATGCTTCTGGAAGGTGGCACCGGTCCCGGCCTTAGGGCCGAGAACGGGCACTCATGGCGCTGCATCTGTGACAGCGTCATGGGCGGTGTCAGCACTGCCACGCTGGAGCGCGTGACACGGGACAGTGTCCGCGCCCTGCGCATGACCGGCGATGTCAGCCTGCAAAACAATGGTGGCTTCGTGCAGATGTCGCTGGACCTTGCCGAACCCGGCGCGGCGCTGGATGCTTCGGGCTTCTCTGGCCTGTCGCTCTGGGTCATGGGCAATAATGAGCGGTATAACATCCATCTGCGCAGCCCTGAAATGACCCGCGTGTGGCAATCGTGGCGTGCAGAGTTCACAGCCCCCGACACATGGACGCGGCTGGATATGCCCTTCACCCGCTTTCACCCCCACCGGACAGAGTTGCCCGTCAATCCGGCACGGCTTGCGCGGATCGGACTGGTGGCAATCGGGCGCGAAATGCGGGCCGATCTGGCGCTGTCACGGTTGGAGTTGACGGTGTAGCTGCTGGGGTTTGGCACCTATCTGGCGTTTCTCGTGCCGATGGTCTGGCCCCTCAGATTGTCCATGTCGCAAGCCATGATTGTTCTGCCATTGTCGTGAGGGTCCGTTTTGAGGGTCCAAACCGTCATTTGCTTGGTCTCACCCGCGCGGAATCAAGGCCGCAGGCCGCCGCGCATCGCCGGGCCGCCCACGGGCACGGCGATTTGGCTGCCACGAGCGCACGGCTCTGATCTTTCGCGGATTTGGTATGCATAAAGTGCGATGTGTTCAATCGGGCATCGCCGCACCGCGGCCCGACGCTGCGCGGCTTGATCGCCGTCTCAGCTTCCTCAACGCATTTATCTTGACCTCTCTCGCCAAAATGCGCCGGGCATCTGCCAGCAACGCGCGGAGAATATCACCGCTCCGGCTCTATCCTGCCAAAGATCGCCTCTGCCTCGGCATTGCCTTTCGGGCGCAGGGTCAACAGGCCTGCGCGCCGCTCGATCAGGTCGCGGTCATGGGCACGCAGGATCGCGGCGAGGGCGCGCGGTTCTGGCCAGCGCAGATGGTCCACCAAAGCGCGCAGGGTGTTTTCCTCGGCCATAGCGGGCGTGTTTTGATGGGTGAACAGATGGGCGACAAGGGCGCGGCAATCGTGATCCAGCCGCTTGCTGCGCTGCCCGAGCGCCTGGGCCACCAACCCATGACCGGGCGCGAGCAGCAGCGCCAGTGCAAACCACACGCCGGTCATGCTGGCCATCATGCCCGCGATGGACACATTCCAGCGCAGCGCCAACACATAGCCCGCCACACAGGCCGCCACCGACAGCGCCACGGCCAGCACAACCACCCCCCACAAGCGCCGCGTCAGCAGATAGGCGGTTGCAGGCGGCACGATGACGAAGGCGATGAACAGGATCGCCCCCACGGCATCGAACGCCGCCACGGCTGTCACGCTGGTCAGTGTCAGCACCGCGTAATGCAACACGCCGGGCAGGAACCCGAGCGCCGCCGCAAGGCCGGGATCGAATGTGGTCAGTTTCAACTCTTTCCACAGCACCAACACAAAGACCAGATTGACCACGAGCACCGCGCCCAGCGTGGCGACGGCAATCGGCACCTGCTGGCCCCAAAGCACAACTGTATTCAACCAGACAAAGCCAATCTCGCCCAGCAGCACAGTTTCGACATCGATATGCACATCGCGGGCATAGATTGAGATAAGCAGCACACCGGCGGCAAACAGGGCGGGAAACACCAGACCAATCGCCGCGTCCATCTTGACCAGACGCGAGCGGGCCAGCAATTCCGACAGCACCACCGTCAGCACCCCTGTCAGGGCCGCGCCAAGCACCTGCACTGGCCCCGACATCTGCCCCGTCAGCAGCCACACCACAATAATGCCGAACACGATGGAATGGCTGATGGCATCGGTCAGCATTGCATTGCCGCGCAGCACCAGAAATGAGCCCAGAAGCGCACCCGACACGCCCACCAGAATGCCGGTCAGCAAGATCATCGCCGGGATCGAGCCGAAAAAGGATGCGATCATCGTGTGCCCTCGTCTTGTGCGGGGGCGGGTTTGCCGGACAGGGACGCGGCCTCGGCATGGCCTGCTTCGGTCAATTCCCAATGCGGTGTCGTCTCCGGCGGGTGGGTGACGGGGTGGATCAGCCCGCGCCGTTCCAGCGCGGCAATGCGCGCAGAGGGCGCGCGCGCGCCAAGCGCCGTTTCGAGCATCCCGCGCTCTGCCGGGTAGCTTGCGTCGTCATGCGCGGCGGCCAGTCCTTGCAAGGTTGTCAGCACGCGCCCGTCGCTGATGCGCGCGCGGGCACGGCGCGCCGCCAATGCCTGCCACAAGAGGCCGCGCTGCGGCGCTATGAGAAGCGAGATCACCACCGCAGCGGTTGCGATCAGCACCACCACCGGCCCGGTCGCAAGGCCGCGCGTTGTGGCGCTGACCAGCGCGCCCGCCGCCCCGGAAGCTGCGCCAATCGCCGCCGACAGCGCGACCATCGGCCCCAGAGTCGTGGCCCATTGTCGCGCTGCTGCCGCAGGGGCGATCAGCAAGGCCACCATCAGCACCACCCCCACCAGTTGCAGCCCCACCACGATGGCCAGTGCGACCATCACGGTCAGTGTGGCCTCTAGCAAGGTGACGGGGAAGCCTTGGGCGCGGGCGAAATCGGCGTCAAAGCTGACCAGCTTAAATTCCTTCCACAGCGCCAGCACCAGCGCCAGCGCGACCAACCCGACCCCGCCCATGACCCACAAATCGCTGGCCAAAATCGCCGCAGCCTGACCGAACAGAAAGCTGGCAAGCCCCGCACTTGCAGCACCGCCCTGATCCTGCACCCAACTGAGCAGCACCACCCCCACTGCGAAAAACACACTGAGCACGATCCCCAAGGCGGCGTCCGTTTTCAGTGTGGTGCGGCGCACGATCAGCATCATGATCAGTGCGGCCAATGCACCAGTGATGAACGCGCCGACCAGAATGCTGCCCAGATCGCGCGTGCCTGCAATGATGAAGCCAAGGCAGACACCGGGCAGGGCGGCATGGGACAGTGCATCGCCCAGCAGGCTTTGGCGGCGCAACACAGCAAACGCGCCCAGCATCCCGCTGATCGCGCCCAGCATCGCGGCCCCGATCAGCACTGTGCGGACAATGCCGCTGGACAACAGATCGGCCAGTGCGCTCACAGCGTGCTTTCCTCGCGCGGGGTGGCGATCATGGCCAGTTGCCGGCCATAGGCTGCGCGCAAATTCTCAGGCGTGTAGACTTCGGCCATCGGACCTTGGGCGATGATGCGCACATTCAGCATGACCAGCCAGTCGAAATAGCTTTGCACGGTTGTCAGGTCATGATGCACGACGATGATCGTGCGCCCTGCGTCGCGCAGTCGTTGCAACAGGGCGATGATTACCGCCTCGGTTGCGGCATCGACACCGGCGAGGGGTTCGTCAAGGATCAGGATCGGCGCGTCCTGCATCAATGCGCGCGCAATAAAGACGCGCTGTTGCTGGCCACCCGAAAGCTGGCTGATCTGGCGGCCCGCGTAATCCTGCATCCCCACTTCCGCCAAGGCGCCAAGCGCGCGTGCATGTGCCTGCGCACCGGGCCTGCGAAACCAGCCAAGCTGCTGATACAGTCCCATTTCCACCACATCGCGCACGGTCGTCGGGAAATCCCAGTCCACACTGTGGCGCTGCGGGACATAGCCGATCTTGCCGCGCATCTGCGCGACGGGTCGACCCAGAAAGCGGACATGCCCCGCCACAGGGCGCACCAGCCCCAATGCAGTCTTGATGAGTGTGGATTTGCCAGCCCCGTTCGGCCCGACAATGGCGCACATGACACCGGGCGGGATATCCAGATCAATGTCCCACAGCGCGGGGTTTGCGCCATAGCTGACGGTGATATCCTCGATATGCAGGGCCTGTCCCGGCTCGTGCAGGCTGTCGTCACGCATGGGGCTGTGCCTCATTGGCTTGTGGCACGGGGGCTGTGTGCCAGTGGCGGTTGGCTATGCTTACAACACTCAGTTGGGAATGTCCCAGTCCTGCGCCCAATCGGCCAAGGCTTCGGGCCAGTCGGGCAGGGTGCCGCCAAGTGCTGTCGTTACCGTGGCCGTATTGACGCGGATCATACCGATATAGGTGCCTTCGGGCGTGCCGTCATCGCCCATTGCATCGGAAAATAGCGCGCCCCCGATGGTGACATCATGCCCCTGCGACTGCACTTCGGCAACCAGCGCCTGCATTGTGCGCGGGTTGATGGTGGTTTCCACAAATACCGCAGGCACGCCGCGCTCGATCACAAAGGCTGCGACTTCTCGAATATCACCAATGCTGGCCTCGGATGCCGTGGAAATCCCCTCAATCGCCTCAGAGGCTTCGATGCCATAAGCATCGGCGAAATAGTAGAATGCGTCATGTGCTGTCACCAGCAGGCGTTGCCCTTCGGGGATCGTGGCGATGGCGTCGCCGACCCAGCTATGCAGGGCGTCGAGCTGCGCGGCGTAGCGTTCGACATTGTCGGCCATAGCGTCGGCGCAATCAGGGCGCTGCGCGGCAATGCTGTCCGCGATGACGGGCGCGAGTCGCGCCCAGCGGCTGACATCCATCCACAGATGCGGGTCAAGTGTGCCCGGCGCGTCTGGGTCTTCGAGCAGCGTGTCCATGTCGAATGTCGCATCCGCAAGCCCGACAGTGGGGGTCCGGTCGCGGAAATTGTCCAGAATATCGGCAAGGCGTTCTTCAAGGGTGCGGTCGACATAGAAGATCAACTCGGCCCGCGCCAGCGCATCGACATCGCGCGGGGTGGCGGAAAAGTAATGCGGGTCGGTGCCGGGGCCGATCAGAGTGCTGACCGCAGCGCATTCCCCTGCCACATTCTGCGCGACATCAGCGATCATACCGACAGTGGCGAGGATGTTCAGGGGGGCATCCTGCGCATAGGCCGGTGTGGTCAGCGCGAGTGCTGAAAGGGTTGTGATCATGGCAGTTGTGTGCCGATTGGCTGGCATTGCATCCTCCGGGAGTGTGTTCTGAATGCGAGCTATACATGCAAATGCAAATCGTTTGCAATAAGGAATCCGCAAAAACTGCGCGAGGATGTGCGGTGGATGGGGGGGAGCGCAAAGAAAAAGCCGCGCGTCAGTGATGACGCGCGGCCTGTCTGCCCGTAATTTAGGCGGTACCTAGAGCGGGTCGGCGGCGTGCTGCAAGGCCCGCACCCCGATTTCCCCTTCTTCGCGCGCCTTGATCGCCATTGCGGCGGCATGGCTGCCCGCAGCGGTCGTGTAATAGGGGATCTTGTCATAGAGCGCGACCGCGCGAATTTCGCGGCTGTCCTCGATGGCCTGCGCCCCTTCGGTGGTGTTCAGCACCATGACGATTTCGCCGCTTTTCAGCAGATCGACGATGTTGGGGCGCCCCTCATAGACTTTGTTCACGATCTCGCAGGCGATGCCCTGCGTGCCCAGCCAGTCCGCTGTGCCGCGCGTGGCGACAATCTCGAAGCCCAGATCGGTCAGGGTTTGGGCCGCTTCTGCAATCAGCGGGCCTTTGTCGTAATCCTTGATCGACAGGAACACGCGGCCCGTTTCAGGCAGCGTGACGCCAGCGCCAAGCTGCGCCTTGTAGAAGGCACGGGCGAAGTTGCGCGCCCAGCCCATCACTTCGCCGGTCGAGCGCATCTCTGGGCCAAGCAGCGTGTCGACGCCGGGGAAACGCGCGAAGGGCAGCACTGCTTCCTTGACCGAGAACCACGGCGTTTGCGGGTCAGCCAGTGTCATCGGGTCGCCCATCGGCAGCGGCTCTGTCGGGGCGACATTGCCATCAATGGGGGCGCGCAGGGGGAAGTTGGTCAGCGGCTCTCCCGCCATCAGGCGTGCGGCGATTGAGGCGATTGCGCTGTCGGTTGCCTTGGCGACAAAGGGCACCGTGCGGCTGGCGCGCGGGTTCACCTCTAGCACATATATGACATTGTCCTTGATGGCGAATTGCACATTCATCAGGCCCACAACATTCAGACCCCGCGCCATTGCTTCGGTCTGAACGCGCAATTCAGCAATGATTTCAGGGCTTAGCGAGTAGGGGGGGAGTGAGCAGGCGCTGTCGCCCGAATGCACGCCCGCTTCCTCGATATGCTGCATGATCCCTGCGACATGCACATTTGTGCCATCGCACAGCGCATCCACATCCACCTCGACCGCGCCGACAAGGTAGCTGTCCAGCAGGACAGGGTTCTTGCCAGACACGACAACCGCGTCGCGGATATAGCGTTCCAGATGGGCGTCATCGCGCACAATCTCCATCGCGCGGCCACCCAGCACATAGGACGGACGGATCACCAGCGGGTAGCCCACGCGCTGCGCAATATCGAAGGCCTGCTCCGGGGTAGAGGCAATGCCATTCACCGGCTGTTTCAGCCCCAGCTTGTTCAGCAGTTCCTGAAAGCGCTCGCGGTCCTCGGCCAGATCAATCGCGTCGGGCGAGGTGCCAAGGATCGGGATGCCTTCTTCTTCCAGCGCATTGGCCAGTTTCAGCGGTGTCTGGCCGCCAAACTGCACGATCACCCCGTGAAGCGTGCCATTCGTTTGCTCAACCCGCAGAATTTCCAGCACATGTTCCAGCGTCAGCGGTTCAAAATACAGCCGGTCGGACGTGTCGTAATCGGTTGATACTGTCTCGGGGTTACAGTTGATCATGATGGTTTCATAGCCGACATCGGTCAGCGCGAAACAGGCGTGACAGCAGCAATAATCAAACTCGATCCCTTGTCCGATCCGGTTTGGACCACCGCCCAAGATGACCACTTTCTTGCGGTCAGAGGGGCGCGCTTCGCATTCGACATCGCCCATGACGGGCGACTCATAGGTGGAATACATGTAGGGGGTCTGCGCCTCGAACTCTGCCGCGCATGTGTCGATACGTTTGAACACGGCATTCACACCCAGATTGCGGCGGGCGCGGCGCACCTGGCCCTCGTCCCGGCCGGTCAGCGTGGCAAGGCGGGCATCGGTAAAGCCCAGCATTTTCAGCCCGCGCAGCCCCTCGGCGGATACGGGCAGGCCATCGCGCCTGATTTCCGCCTCGGCGTCGATAATCTCGCGGATACGCGCCAGAAACCACGGATCGAAGGCGGTGGCGGCCTGTATCTCGTCATCTGTCAGCCCTTCGCGCATGGCTTGCGCGATCAGGCGGATGCGGTCGGGGGTTTGCGCGGATATCGCTTTGATGATGGCGGCCTTGTCCGGCGCGCCGATGATGGCGATTTCGTCAAACCCGCTCAGGCCGGTTTCCAAAGACGCCAGCGCCTTTTGCATCGATTCGTGGAAGGTCCGGCCAATCGCCATCGCTTCGCCCACCGATTTCATGGCGGTGGTCAGCTCTGGCTTGGACCCGGCAAACTTTTCAAAAGCGAACCTTGGGATTTTGGTAACGACATAATCTATTGACGGCTCGAACGAGGCAGGTGTCACTTTCGTGATGTCATTGTCCAACTCGTCCAGCGTATAGCCTACCGCCAGCTTGGCCGCGATTTTCGCAATCGGAAAGCCTGTGGCCTTGGACGCCAGCGCGGAAGAGCGCGACACGCGCGGGTTCATCTCGATCACGACCATGCGCCCGTCGGCGGGGTTGATCGCCCATTGCACGTTGGAACCGCCGGTTTCGACCCCGATTTCGCGCAGCACAGCAATCGAGCCGTTGCGCATGATCTGGTATTCCTTGTCGGTCAGCGTCAGGGCTGGGGCCACGGTGATCGAATCGCCTGTGTGCACGCCCATCGGATCGACATTCTCGATGGCGCAGACGATGATCGCATTGTCGGCGCGGTCGCGCACGACCTCCATCTCGAACTCTTTCCAGCCCAGCAGCGATTCATCGACCAGAATCTGCGCAACTGGTGACGCATCAAGGCCAGAGCGGCAGATGCGTTCATAATCGTCGCGGTTATAGGCAACACCCCCGCCTGTGCCGCCCAGCGTATAGGCAGGGCGGATAATGGCAGGCAGGCCCACATATTCAATAGCCTCAATCGCGGCGGCAACACCGGCGTTGATGTCATATTTGCCGCTGTCCAGTTTCGGGGCCGCAATGATCGTGGCCTTGGGGTTTTCCAGCCCGATCCGGTCCATCGCTTCGCGGAACAGCTTGCGGTCTTCGGCCATTTCGATGGCCTGACGGTTCGCGCCGATCAATTCGACCCCGAATTTGTCCAGCACGCCCATATCGGCCAGCGCCAGCGAGGTGTTCAGCCCCGTCTGCCCGCCCATTGTCGGCAACAGCGCGTCGGGGCGTTCCTTCTCAATGATTTTGGCAACAATCTCTGGCGTGATGGGTTCGATATAGGTGGCATCGGCCAGACCGGGGTCGGTCATGATCGTGGCGGGGTTCGAATTGACCAGAATCACCCGATACCCTTCTTCGCGCAACGCCTTGCAGGCCTGCGCCCCCGAATAGTCAAATTCGCAGGCTTGCCCGATCACAATCGGCCCTGCGCCAATGATCATGATGGATTGGATGTCGGTTCTTTTTGGCATGACGGACCCCTGACTGACCTGCGCGCGCATGCGCCCCAGTGCCGGTGGGACTGGGGCGTAAATTGTGCGCGTTATAATCAAGGGCTGTCCCGGCGCAAGGCCTGATCCGGCCAGATTGGCACAGTATCTTGCCAACAGTTCTGAATCCTGATCCGGTCAGGCCGCCGAAAGCTAGGGCAGCGCCGGAAGTGTCACTAAGTTTGCCGCGCATCCGCGCGCCTGTAACCTTGCGTCGCAAGGCTGCGGCGTCAGATCATGCGTCAGGCACAGCCTGAGTTC comes from the Roseinatronobacter monicus genome and includes:
- the carB gene encoding carbamoyl-phosphate synthase large subunit, producing MPKRTDIQSIMIIGAGPIVIGQACEFDYSGAQACKALREEGYRVILVNSNPATIMTDPGLADATYIEPITPEIVAKIIEKERPDALLPTMGGQTGLNTSLALADMGVLDKFGVELIGANRQAIEMAEDRKLFREAMDRIGLENPKATIIAAPKLDSGKYDINAGVAAAIEAIEYVGLPAIIRPAYTLGGTGGGVAYNRDDYERICRSGLDASPVAQILVDESLLGWKEFEMEVVRDRADNAIIVCAIENVDPMGVHTGDSITVAPALTLTDKEYQIMRNGSIAVLREIGVETGGSNVQWAINPADGRMVVIEMNPRVSRSSALASKATGFPIAKIAAKLAVGYTLDELDNDITKVTPASFEPSIDYVVTKIPRFAFEKFAGSKPELTTAMKSVGEAMAIGRTFHESMQKALASLETGLSGFDEIAIIGAPDKAAIIKAISAQTPDRIRLIAQAMREGLTDDEIQAATAFDPWFLARIREIIDAEAEIRRDGLPVSAEGLRGLKMLGFTDARLATLTGRDEGQVRRARRNLGVNAVFKRIDTCAAEFEAQTPYMYSTYESPVMGDVECEARPSDRKKVVILGGGPNRIGQGIEFDYCCCHACFALTDVGYETIMINCNPETVSTDYDTSDRLYFEPLTLEHVLEILRVEQTNGTLHGVIVQFGGQTPLKLANALEEEGIPILGTSPDAIDLAEDRERFQELLNKLGLKQPVNGIASTPEQAFDIAQRVGYPLVIRPSYVLGGRAMEIVRDDAHLERYIRDAVVVSGKNPVLLDSYLVGAVEVDVDALCDGTNVHVAGIMQHIEEAGVHSGDSACSLPPYSLSPEIIAELRVQTEAMARGLNVVGLMNVQFAIKDNVIYVLEVNPRASRTVPFVAKATDSAIASIAARLMAGEPLTNFPLRAPIDGNVAPTEPLPMGDPMTLADPQTPWFSVKEAVLPFARFPGVDTLLGPEMRSTGEVMGWARNFARAFYKAQLGAGVTLPETGRVFLSIKDYDKGPLIAEAAQTLTDLGFEIVATRGTADWLGTQGIACEIVNKVYEGRPNIVDLLKSGEIVMVLNTTEGAQAIEDSREIRAVALYDKIPYYTTAAGSHAAAMAIKAREEGEIGVRALQHAADPL